In the Cryptosporangium aurantiacum genome, GGCCAGCAGCGGGAGCCGCTCCGGTGCTCCGTTCGCGTCCGCGCTACGGACCAGCACACCACCGACCGCGAACGCCAGCACCAGGACGCCGCTCACTAGCCGCATGCTCACCAGCAGCGTCGTCGCGAACAGGTTCACCGCGTTGACGTTCTGGACCAGCAGCAGCGTCGTCTGGAACTGACCGCCCGCTTCGATCCACAGCCGGAGCAGCGAGAGCGCCGCGGGCAGGGCGACCGCCAGCGTCCAGAACACCTGGCTCTCGTGCCTGCGGGACGCCTCGGCGGGCGCGGGCCCCGGCGTCGCCTGCGTCATCGAGTCGGGTACTTCGCGTCGCTGTCGACGAGGTCGGGGTGGTCATGGGGCTCCGGCTGGTCCAGTGCCCCGAGCACGCTCAGGTGCTCGGCGAACGATTGGCGCCACGCGGTGACCTCGCCCCGCCGGTCGGCCGCGTAACTCTTGTAGAGGTAGTAGTCGACCAGCTCGCGCAGCGCGGGGTTCTTCTTCGAGACGCCGATCCCGATCTCCTCCACGCCCGGGTTCGACGCGGTCGCCAGCTTCAGGTCGAGCACCTGGAACTGGTCCTCGTGCTCGCTCTGGAAGCCGAACAGCACCGACCGGTCGGTGCTCATCGCCTGGTAGAGCCCCTTCTGCATGCCCTCGAAGCACTCCTTGTCGCTGTTCCGGGCGACAAACGGGACACGTCGCTCGGCAAGCAGCTTCTCCGACGTGGACGCGGTGGACGTGCACACCTTGTAGCGCGGGTCGACCAGATCCTGGAGCGTCGTGATCTCACTCTTCAGCTCCTCCGGCACCATGACGCTCTGCTCGATGACGAGGTACGGCCCGGCGAACGCGATCGACCGCTTGCGCTCCTCGGTGATCGACAAGCTCGCGACGACCAGGTCCACCTTGTCCTGGAGCAGGAACTTGAGCCGGTCCGCGACGTTGTCGATCGGCACCCACTCGATCTTGTCGTCGCCGACGTAGCCGAGGTTGGCCGCGATGTAGCGCGCGACGTCGATGTCGAAGCCCTCGTTGCGGCCGTCTGCCACGTACCCGAGCAGCGGCTGCCAGTCGTAGACGCCGATCCGGAGTTTGGCCGGCCGGTTCTCGTCCCGCAAACCGGCCTCGGTGAGCTTCTCCTCGACGGTCGGACCGTCGGGGTCCTGGGTCTTGCTCTGGCAGGCCGCGACCGCGGTGAGAACCGCGAGAAGGACGATGCAGACGACCCGGCCGACGCGTGCCAGCGGCCCAGCACCCGCGCTCATCCAGCCCCTTCGGCAGTCCGTCCGCGTCCACACGAGAGGCTAGCAGCGGGCCACGATCTACGCGGGTCAGTCCCAGCCGTTGACGGCCACCAGAGCGTCCCAGGTCGGGTAGGGCGCGTCGGGGTGGCGCTGGTGCAGGAGTTCGCCGGGGAGCGTGCACGGCGGCGCCTTGCGCGGATCGGCCTCGACCTGGGCGACGATCAGCGCGGTGAGGGCAGGCGTGCCGCCGAGCCGCGGGTAGATCGCGAGCAAGCGGTCGGCGAAACCGGGCGGCAGCCCGTCCGGTCCGCCGAGGACGTCGTGGGTGATGCCCGCGTGCGCGATCCGGATCTCCGGTGGGCGGCGGCGGCCGAACACCGGCGACGCCGTGAGGCTCGGCGTGGTGTGCAGCGCGATCGCGTCCCAGACCGTGTCGATCTGTGCGTCGGTCGCGCCGTGCTCCTCCAGGAGCTCGGCGGCCCGGTCGGCGCCGTCGACCTCGAACCGCTGGGTACCGGCGCCGGCGTCGGTCAGCCCGACGTCGTGCAGCGCGCAGATCAGGTAGACGAGCTCGACGTCGTAGTCCTGGCCGCGCGCGTCGGCGAGCGCCCGCGCCAGCAGGTACGAGCGCTGGTTGTGGTTCCGTACCAGCGGGGGGTGAGTCGCCTCGACGAACTCGTCGACGGCCTTCGTCAGCGGGGTGGCGGGTGCGGTCATCGGTCGTTCCTTCCGAACGGGTGGAACCGCTCGCGGTAGGCGTGCGGTGGGATGCCGAGGTGTTTGAGGAAGACCCGCCGCAGCGTCTCGTCCGAACCGAAGCCGCTCTGCCTGGCGACGGCGGGCAGCACCGCGTCGCTGGACTCCAGCAGCGTCCGGGCGGCGGCCAGCCGCGTCGACTCGACGTACTGCGCGGGGGTCGCGTTCAGCTCGCGGCGGAACAGCCGGCCGAGGTGGCGGGCGCTGACCGCCGCGGTCTGGGCGAGGCTCTCCAGCGTGTGCGGCGCGGCCGGGTCGGCGGCGACCGCGTCGACCGCGGCCCGCAGCGCCGGGTTGCGCGGGACCGGCCCCGGTTTCGGGATGCCGTACTGCGCCTGCCCTCCGGGGCGTTGCAGGAACACCACCAGCCAGCGCGCCACCGTCCGGGCGACGTCCGGGCCGAGGTCCTCCTCGAGCAGCGCCAGCGACAGGTCGATTCCCGCCGTCACCCCCGCGGAGGTGAGCAGGGACCCGTCCCGGACCACGATCGCGTCCGGCTCCACGGTGACCGCCGGGAACCGCTGCGCGAGCACCTCGCAGAGCGCCCAGTGCGTGGTCGCCCGCCGGCCGTCGAGCAGGCCGGCCGCCGCGAGCAGCAGCGCACCCCCGCACACCGAGGCGACCCGCCGGACGTCCGGCGCGATCCGGGTGAGCTGGTCCACGACGCCGTCCGGCATCCCGTCCGCGCTGCGCAACCCGAGGTCGCCGGGGACGAGCAGCGTGTCCGGCGGCGTCCGGACGGCGGACAGCGCGGTGTCCACCGCGAGCGGAACGCCGACGTCGGTGGTCACCGGCGCCCCGTCCGGCGAGGCCAGCCGCGTCCGGTAGGCCTGCGGCGCGTGCAGCACCTGGAGCGGCCCGGCGACGTCGAGCAGCGTGACGCCGTCGTAGACGACGATCAGGACGTCCTTCATGGAGAGGAGTCTCCGGGGCCGCCGGACACGTCTACAAGGACCACCGACCCACAGATCCGGACCTCGGAACTGTCGGGTCACCGTGCGCGTTAGAACGGTCACTAAGGGAGGAATCCCCTCCCGGTAGTTTCCGAGGAGATGTCGTGGTCTTCAGGAAGTTGATGCACGCGTTCGGTGCCGGCGGACCGTCCGTCGACACCGTGCTGGAACGCGGCGACTGCCGGCCCGGCGAGCTGGTGCGCGGTGAGGTCCGGCTCCGCGGCGGCGACCGGACCGTCACGATCGAACGCATCGAGCTCGGCCTCGTCACCCGCGTCGAGTTCGAGGGCGGCGACCACGAGCAGGCGGGCGGCGTCGAGTTTGCCCGGCTCCCGCTCACCGGCGGCTTCGAGCTGCCCGCGAACACCGACCGATCGATCCCGTTCCAGTTCCCGGTGCCCTGGGAGGCGCCGGTCACCGCGGTGTTCGGCCAGCCGCTGCGCGGCATGGCCGTCGGGCTGCGCACCGAGGTCGCGGTCGCGAAGGCGATCGACGCCGGTGACCTCGACCCGGTGGCGATCCACCCGCTGCCCGCACAGGAGCTGTTCCTGGACGCGGTCGCGCGCCTCGGGTTCACGTTCCGCAGCGCGGACGTGGAGTACGGGCAGCTGCGGGGCGTGCCGCAGCAGCTGCCGTTCTACCAGGAGATCGAGTTCTTCCCGGCGCCGGCATACGCCGGGCGGCTCAACGAGCTCGAGGTGACGTTCGTCGCCGGGCCGCAGGCGGTCGACGTCGTGCTCGAGGTCGACAAGCGCGGCGGCCTGTTCAGCGGCGGGGCGGACACGTTCCACCACCTGCGGATCGATTACGCGACCGCCGGTGACACCGACTGGGCGGGATACCTCGACGGCTGGCTCCAGCAGCTGCTGGCGGGCTCCCACGGCGGGTTCGGCGGCGGCCCCGGTGCCTACGGCGGACAAGGTGCCTACGGCGGACAAGGTGCCTACGGCGGACAAGGTGCCTACGGCGGACAAGGTGCCTACGGCGGACAAGGTGCCTACGGCGGACAGGGTGCCTACGGAGGACAGGGGGCCTTCGGCAGCTACGGCCACCACGGTCACCGTCGCCGCCGCGGGCACGGGATGGGTGCGGTCGCGGGCGGCGCGGCCGCCGGGTTCGTCGGCGGAATGGTCGCCGGTGAGGTCCTCGACGAAGCCGGTGACGCGCTCTTCGGCGACGACGAGGGAGAGTTCTTCTAACCGCGGATCGGGACCGCTCCGATCGGGGCCGGTATGCGCTCGGTCGCGGTGAGCAGCGTCCGGGCGTCGGTGGTGTACGCGATCGCCTCGCCCTGACGGCTCGCGGGCAACCGGATCTGCCGCGGAGCCCGGGTCACCAGCGCCCGGGCGATGTTTCCGTCCGGCGCGTACCACTC is a window encoding:
- a CDS encoding transporter substrate-binding domain-containing protein, whose translation is MSAGAGPLARVGRVVCIVLLAVLTAVAACQSKTQDPDGPTVEEKLTEAGLRDENRPAKLRIGVYDWQPLLGYVADGRNEGFDIDVARYIAANLGYVGDDKIEWVPIDNVADRLKFLLQDKVDLVVASLSITEERKRSIAFAGPYLVIEQSVMVPEELKSEITTLQDLVDPRYKVCTSTASTSEKLLAERRVPFVARNSDKECFEGMQKGLYQAMSTDRSVLFGFQSEHEDQFQVLDLKLATASNPGVEEIGIGVSKKNPALRELVDYYLYKSYAADRRGEVTAWRQSFAEHLSVLGALDQPEPHDHPDLVDSDAKYPTR
- a CDS encoding HD domain-containing protein, translating into MTAPATPLTKAVDEFVEATHPPLVRNHNQRSYLLARALADARGQDYDVELVYLICALHDVGLTDAGAGTQRFEVDGADRAAELLEEHGATDAQIDTVWDAIALHTTPSLTASPVFGRRRPPEIRIAHAGITHDVLGGPDGLPPGFADRLLAIYPRLGGTPALTALIVAQVEADPRKAPPCTLPGELLHQRHPDAPYPTWDALVAVNGWD
- a CDS encoding GlxA family transcriptional regulator is translated as MKDVLIVVYDGVTLLDVAGPLQVLHAPQAYRTRLASPDGAPVTTDVGVPLAVDTALSAVRTPPDTLLVPGDLGLRSADGMPDGVVDQLTRIAPDVRRVASVCGGALLLAAAGLLDGRRATTHWALCEVLAQRFPAVTVEPDAIVVRDGSLLTSAGVTAGIDLSLALLEEDLGPDVARTVARWLVVFLQRPGGQAQYGIPKPGPVPRNPALRAAVDAVAADPAAPHTLESLAQTAAVSARHLGRLFRRELNATPAQYVESTRLAAARTLLESSDAVLPAVARQSGFGSDETLRRVFLKHLGIPPHAYRERFHPFGRNDR
- a CDS encoding sporulation protein; its protein translation is MVFRKLMHAFGAGGPSVDTVLERGDCRPGELVRGEVRLRGGDRTVTIERIELGLVTRVEFEGGDHEQAGGVEFARLPLTGGFELPANTDRSIPFQFPVPWEAPVTAVFGQPLRGMAVGLRTEVAVAKAIDAGDLDPVAIHPLPAQELFLDAVARLGFTFRSADVEYGQLRGVPQQLPFYQEIEFFPAPAYAGRLNELEVTFVAGPQAVDVVLEVDKRGGLFSGGADTFHHLRIDYATAGDTDWAGYLDGWLQQLLAGSHGGFGGGPGAYGGQGAYGGQGAYGGQGAYGGQGAYGGQGAYGGQGAYGGQGAFGSYGHHGHRRRRGHGMGAVAGGAAAGFVGGMVAGEVLDEAGDALFGDDEGEFF